GTACCCCACTCCAAAGCTTATCCTTCGGTGGGGTTTCTCCGCGACGATGACAGACATCGGAAGGACGCCACCACTGAGGTTTTCTTCTTTGTATGTTGTCGTGACGAAGTTAAAAAGCCCAAGCTCTTCGAGGTTGCGGCGCGACGTTGCTATGTCGTCGGGGCTGAATAGGTCACCTTCTTTCCACGCGATGCTGTCTCGGACGAAGTCTTCCTCGACGGTGTCTAGGCCCGATATTGTCGTAACGCCATAGCGAGCAAGCTTCCCTGACTTTATTGTTAAAGTCACAGATATCGTTTTCTTCGTCGTATTGGCGACGATGTCTTCGTCGTCGATAACGGCGAAAGGATATCCTGAACGCTGTATCATCGTGAGAGCGGCGTTCTTCGCTGCGACGATATCTTCTGCGAGGGCGGCGCCACCAATTTCTAAATCTAGAGATTCTGGAGAGTATTCCAAGCCTTTCTTGGCGCCAGTATCGACGTCGAAGCTTTCGAGAGTATATAAAGGTCCTTCAACGATTTCGACGATGACGGAATAATTAGTCTCGCCGTGGGTGACGACGACGCGTGTGGTTACAGCAGGCTCGTAGTATCCATAGCTGTTGAGGACTTTGGTGATGAGGGCAACGTCGGAAGAAGCACGGAGTTTTAGGCTCACGATGTTGTTAGGAGGACGTTTTTTTAGGACGAATAGCTGTGATGTTGCTTTTATTGTCTTGGTGATATCGTTGTCTTCGACGCCACGAACTTCGACGGCATACGTCGCCGTGGCAGCTTCGAGGCTCGCAGGAGCGACGACATACAGCAACGGAAGTATCATCAAAGCAAGAAGACGTTTCACGTAATTTATTCCTCTTTAAAACATGGGCTATCAACGGCGACGCCCATGGCGTGAATGCCATTGTCGACGTATAGCGTCGTTCCCGTAACAGCAGCAGCTAGTGGCGATAGCAAGAAAATTGCGGCATTGCCGATATCTTCGGCATACAGGTCTTTTGTTAGGGGAGCGTTGGACTTGGAATAGTCGATCATCTTATCGATGAAACCTATAGCTTTAGCAGCCCTACTCCCTAAAGGCCCTGCAGAGATGGTATTGACGCGTAAGTTCCATTTCCTTCCGGCTTCCCATGCAAGAACTTTCGTGTCGCTTTCGAGTGCTGCCTTGGCAGAACTCATGCCGCCACCATATCCGGGGATGACGCTCTCGGAAGCAAGGTATGTCAGCGATACCGTAGCGCCACCTTCGTTCATGATAGGACCGAAGTTTTGTAGCATGCTGACGAAAGAATATGCCGAAGACCCTACAGCGGCGAGATACCCCGACCGCGACGTCTCTAGCAATGGTTTCTTCACCTCTGGGCCATTGGCAAGAGAGTGGACGAAGAAGTCAATGGTGCCATGGTCTTTGGCGACGGCAGCAGCGACTTCGGAGATGGTATAGCCGCTGTGGGCTTTGTACCTCTTGTTTTCTTTTATGCCGTCAGGGACGTCGGCAGGCGTGTCGAAAGATGCATCGAGAGGGTATATCGCAGAGAACTCCATAAGAGAGCCGTCGGGAAGGTGCCGCGATGCGTCGAATTTCCCGCTTTCAAGGCTCTTGGTGAAGATATTAACGACAGGAACCCATGTTCCTATAAGAATCTCCGCGCCGGCAGCAGCGAGGGTCTTGGCGATAGCCCATCCATACCCTTGGTCGTCGGCGATTCCTGCAATAAAAGCTTTCTTCCCCGATAAATCTATACCTAATGACATAGTATACTCCTGCTATAATGATGTGTTTCCTGCCTGTTATAACAAATATCGCCCTAATTAACAATAGTCGAAAACACCGATATCAGCAGAAATCTATTATCTACAAAGCATATCCTACTGTAAGGTAAACCCCGGCATATCTATTTTTTGTTTCTTCGGTGCCCCAATTTTCGAGGTTTGTTTTGGGGGAGAACACTGTCTCGCGATACATTGGCGTCAGTGTCATATTCCACGTTTCGTTTACCTTATATGTCAAAGGTATCTCGAAGAGGGTTCCCCAGGTGTATTGGCCTTTGGCGCTTATAAACCCTGGAGAGGATTCGTCGAAATAGTCGCCTTCTTCCCATATCGTCAGCGTCGCCTGGGCGTTGAAGCCAACCTCGAATTTCGGAGAACATTCACAGGAAAGATATACGCCGAAAGGTATTCCCCATCGGGCATTCCTTTCCCACTGAGTCCCATACTCTCCATCTGAGACCTTTATTTTAGAATATGACACACCACTATATGGTGTTATACCATATTTATCGTCAACGCTAAACATATAACCTATACGACCTTCAGCTTCCCAGTGATATGTGCGCCAGATGATCTCGCCATCCCAGTTTTCTTTGAAACGTCCTTCATCATGATACGCTTCGATATAGCCATATATGCGGGAAGGCTGGCGATATTCGTATCCTATCATAGCGCCAATGACATCACCTTTGGCTATCACTTCCAGAACGATTTCTTGATATCGACGATGACACCACCCGACACCAGCAAAGACAGTACCGCGATACCCATTTTCCTCGACAACAGCGTTATCTTCTCCAGCATAATCATCCTGTCCGTATACGTTACCTATTACAACAGTACACAGCAGAAAAAAGCCTGCCATTATTAGGTTCGTTATTTTACTCATACATTAAGACTCCTTGTAATATGTTACTTGCTACAATCCATAACAAAGAAAATATTTGAAGTCAAGATATCAGAAAAGGGCAAGCATAGATATATTTGACTATTTAGTTTATTATTGAATTATAACGTACAGAGCATGTAACATTTACAAAAGCCTTCGCGATGGGCGACGAGAGTGTGGCGACACTGCAAACAGGAGTCCAGAGGAAACTTCGTTTCCTTTGGCGGGGAGGAATGGTTGGACAGAGTCCGCTCCACCACTAAAAAGGAACAAAAAATGACGACGTGGAAGGTATCACATATTGATGCGAAGAAGACGTTGCGGGCTTTTCTTAAAGAGAAGCTTGGCGAAGGCTATTCCGTGCGTAAGATCAAGTGGAACATCGACCACCACCTCGTCAGCGTCAATGGCAAAGTCGAACGCCATTCCACCGTAAAGCTTGTTGCTGGAGATGTCGTAGACTTTAATACAAAAAATATTACCGACAACACCATCGAAAAGAAGCGTATCCTCTACGAAGATGATGCTATCCTCGCCTATGACAAACCGCCACGTATGACGACGATGGGAAAAGGGCTTCTGGAGATCTTGCGTAGGAAATACCGCGATCTCGAGCCTGTACATCGCCTAGACAGAGATACCAGCGGTGTAGTGCTCTTCGCAAAGGACAAGAAATATCTTGAAGCCATGACACAGCAGTTCCGCGACAACATCGTTGAGAAAGTATATTGGGCTGTCGTCGATGGTGTTATCAAAGATGAGAGTGGTATCATTGAGAACCGCCTTGCAAAGATCGGAGAAAATCATGGCAGGGCAGTATGGGGAAAGGTTGCTCATGGCAAGGAAGCGGTGACGCGGTGGCGATGTATCAAAACGGGACGCGGAGCTTCTGTTGTAGAGTGTCGTCCCAAGACGGGAAGGACACACCAGATACGCGTACACCTTAATGGTATTGGGCACCCTGTGCTTGGTGACGTACACTATGGCAAGCGTTTCCGTTGCAGATATCGCCCTTCTCGTGTTATGCTACACGCCAAGAAAATATCATTTAAACATCCTATGATAGGTGACAAGATAAACATCACAGCTCCTATTCCTGATGATATGAAAGAAGCGATACGTTATACCAACTGCGGCATGGTTCAAAAAGGGGTAACAGAATGATTGAACTTCCAAGAGTTAAGCTTCCTAAAAAGTTCGGATTTAGGAATAGGAATAGAATTTTTCACCACAGAGCCACAGAGGACACAGAGAGAACAGCAGGCGGGCTAGGGGTTTCACCCCTAGAACCCCGAGGATTTTCTTTTGGGTTTTTGGGGGTCTGGGGGAGAACCCCACAGCCAGATTGTTTTCTTTCTCTGTGTCCTCTGTGGCTCTGTGGTGAAAAAGTTCGGAGTTCGGAGTTCGGAATTCGGCGACAGAAAATCGGTCAGGATATTTATTCAGCAATCAG
This genomic stretch from Waddliaceae bacterium harbors:
- a CDS encoding enoyl-[acyl-carrier-protein] reductase, with product MSLGIDLSGKKAFIAGIADDQGYGWAIAKTLAAAGAEILIGTWVPVVNIFTKSLESGKFDASRHLPDGSLMEFSAIYPLDASFDTPADVPDGIKENKRYKAHSGYTISEVAAAVAKDHGTIDFFVHSLANGPEVKKPLLETSRSGYLAAVGSSAYSFVSMLQNFGPIMNEGGATVSLTYLASESVIPGYGGGMSSAKAALESDTKVLAWEAGRKWNLRVNTISAGPLGSRAAKAIGFIDKMIDYSKSNAPLTKDLYAEDIGNAAIFLLSPLAAAVTGTTLYVDNGIHAMGVAVDSPCFKEE
- a CDS encoding RluA family pseudouridine synthase, which gives rise to MTTWKVSHIDAKKTLRAFLKEKLGEGYSVRKIKWNIDHHLVSVNGKVERHSTVKLVAGDVVDFNTKNITDNTIEKKRILYEDDAILAYDKPPRMTTMGKGLLEILRRKYRDLEPVHRLDRDTSGVVLFAKDKKYLEAMTQQFRDNIVEKVYWAVVDGVIKDESGIIENRLAKIGENHGRAVWGKVAHGKEAVTRWRCIKTGRGASVVECRPKTGRTHQIRVHLNGIGHPVLGDVHYGKRFRCRYRPSRVMLHAKKISFKHPMIGDKINITAPIPDDMKEAIRYTNCGMVQKGVTE